In the Octopus bimaculoides isolate UCB-OBI-ISO-001 chromosome 18, ASM119413v2, whole genome shotgun sequence genome, one interval contains:
- the LOC106873897 gene encoding drebrin-like protein A: protein MKVINQQKVYESKTKTTANKQEEKENWAKVQAECKKDEEERRMRSESLRKERVAEAQNVVSNKTQSKRALFEQRSREVEYDPAPGPPRRQSLDHYVDGYNEPTSPEPISPTGPPPQVPPSLQSSRHDGYEVPVSRRHLQQEQQQHHTPSVPLPQPVAPAVQMRAISPQPEPADTAINLLRDSLPRRQTDDDDDDDDDDEDEDDDMEYDAMTIKRKVPVAKEVPEPEPEQPAETEEEFPPKDKGMCVRALYDYQAADDTEISFDPDDVITNVEQFDEGWWNGISPSGEYGMFPANYVEVI from the exons ATGAAAGTAATCAATCAACAAAAGGTTTATGAATCGAAGACCAAGACTACAGCAAATAAacaggaagagaaggagaattGG gCTAAAGTGCAGGCGGAGTGTaagaaagatgaagaagagagaagaatgcGCAGTGAATCCCTACGTAAGGAAAGAGTCGCT gagGCACAGAATGTGGTGTCTAACAAGACCCAGAGTAAACGGGCTTTATTTGAGCAGAGATCCCGAGAAGTGGAATATGACCCAGCACCAGGTCCTCCACGTAG gcAATCACTGGATCATTATGTCGACGGCTATAATGAACCGACGAGTCCTGAGCCCATCTCCCCAACAGGCCCTCCGCCTCAGGTGCCTCCCAGCCTACAGTCATCGCGCCATGACGGCTACGAAGTGCCAGTCAGCCGACGACATCTAcagcaagagcagcagcagcatcatactCCCTCGGTTCCTCTCCCGCAACCAGTGGCCCCTGCGGTTCAGATGAGAGCTATCTCACCCCAACCGGAACCCGCTGACACCGCCATCAATCTATTACGGGACAGCCTGCCCAGACGGCAgactgatgacgacgacgacgatgacgatgatgatgaggacgaggaTGACGATATGGAGTATGACGCTATGACCATTAAGAGAAAAG TTCCTGTAGCCAAGGAAGTGCCCGAGCCGGAACCTGAACAGCCAGCAGAAACAGAGGAAGAATTCCCACCCAAAGACAAAGGAATGTGTGTGAGGGCATTGTATGACTATCAAGCAG CTGATGACACAGAAATTTCTTTCGACCCTGATGACGTCATCACCAATGTCGAGCAATTTGATGAAGGTTGGTGGAATGGTATTTCACCAAGTGGAGAGTATGGAATGTTCCCAGCCAACTATGTAGAGGTTATTTAA